Below is a genomic region from Triticum dicoccoides isolate Atlit2015 ecotype Zavitan chromosome 5A, WEW_v2.0, whole genome shotgun sequence.
CTACTCGCCGTGGCGCACCATGTTCGAGTTGGCCTTTGCCAAATTCGGTGTTCTGGATCACATCTTCGGCGCGCCGCGTCCCACCGACGCGCAGTGGGTGCAGGACGACGCGTTCATCACTTCATGGCTGCTGAACCGCGTGTCGCCGGAGATCCTCTCCCTCGTCCACCAGCGCCACCCCACTGCGGCGCACATTTGGAGCGCCATCGCGACGCTCTTCCTCGACAATGCGGAGACCCAGGCGGTGTTCATCGGCACCGACTTCCGTCGCCTGGAGCAAGGCGACATGACCATGCTGCGCTACTTCGCCCGGCTCAAGGAGTACGCCGATCAGCTGGCTGACCTCGGCTTCCCCGTTGACGACAAGGCGCAGGTGATGAACATGTTCCGTGGCCTCAACCCACGGTACTTCTACGCCATCCCGATCCTCACGATGCAGGTCCCCTTCCCATCGTTTCTGCGCTGCCGCGCGTTCCTGATCCTGGAGGAATCGCGCCTGAACATGGCGTCGCCCGCGCCAACTGACATGGCTCTGCATGCTGGCCGTGCACCCGCTGCTGTtgcaccggcgccggcgccggcgcccccaACCAACTCCACTCGCAACGGCAACCGGAACCGgaacaagggcaagggcaaggcggTCCAGTCGTCCGGCTACGCCGGCGGCTCATCCAGCGGCTCATCGTCAACTGGCGGCCTGCCAGCAGGGCGCCTCGTCCAGCTTCCTGCACCCGCCACGAACCCATGGACGGGCATGGTTCACGCCTGGCCCATGCCGTGGCGTGCCCACGCTCCCGGAGCTGGCGTCCTCGGCCCGCGCCCTGGCGCTCCATCACCGTTCGCCGGACACGCCGCCCACTacgcgccaccgccaccgcccccggctGCACCCACCTACCAAGGTGCGGCCTGGGACCAATCAGCGTTGGTTCAGGCCCTCAACAACCTGTCGCTCCAACAGCAGCAggtgccgccgccgccatcgagtGAGTGGTACCTCGACACCGGCGCCACGTCGCACATGTCGTCCTCGTCAGGTATGCTCTCCGATCTCAGTCCCTCTTCTTCCCGTATAGTTTTTGGCAACGGCAACACGCTGCCAGCCCTGCACTCCGGCCACCTCGCAATACCAACATCTACCACACCCATCCACTTACACAACGTTCTTGTCTCTCCCTCACTAATCAAAAACCTCATATCTGTTAAAACTCTCTGTCGTGATAATCCTGTTAATGTCGAGTTTGACGATTTCGGTTTTTCTATCAAGGACCGACGAACCCGGAGGGTGATCCTCCGATGTAACTCCACCGGCGACCTGTACCGCGTCAGCGTGCCCCCGCTCCACTGCAGCCTCCACGCCCACACCTCCATCTCTGCCGATGTCTGGCACCGGCGACTCGGCCACCCAGGACGCACCACGCTTGCTCGGGCGCTTCGATCCATCGCCCCTGGCGCTCATGATGCACCAGCTCGTACTTGTCATGCATGTCAATTAGGAAAAAATGTTAGATTTCCCTTTCCAGATTCACAGCATGTTTCCTATTTTCCATTTCAACTTGTACATTGTGATGTCTGGACATCGCCTATCTTAAGTGCATCAGGTTTCCGTTATTACTTGTTGCTTCTCGATGACTACAGCCACTTCTCTTGGACATTTCCCTTGCGCTACAAATCAGATGCCTTTGCTGCTATCCAACGTTTTCGTGCGCTAGTTCAGACACACTTCAACCTGCCGATCCTTACTCTACAAGCTGACAACGGACGAGAGTTCGACAGCCATGCCGCCCGCGCCTTCTTCGATACCTATGGCATCGCGTTTCGCATGTCTTGCCCTTACACATCTGCGCAAAACGGGCGTGCCGAGCGCATGCTCCGCACCCTAAACGAGACTGTCCGTGCCCTGCTCACCCAAGCGTCCATGCCGCCCACGTTCTGGGCCGAAGCTCTCGCCACGGCCACCTTCCTTCACAACCGTCGCCCGTGCCGTGTTCGCCGGTACCTTACTCCTTTTGAGCTTTTGTACTGCGCCTCTCCCGATTACAGTGGCATCCGCGTCTTCGGATGCCTCTGCTACCCGAACACCAGCGCCACTACCGCCCACAAGCTTGCGCCGCGCTCTGTTGCCTGCGTATTCCTCGGCTACTCGTCGGAGCACAAGGGCTACCGGTGCCTCAACCGCGCCACCGGCCGCGTGCTCATCTCCCGTCATGTTTACTTCAACGAGGAACAATTCCCCTTCGCCTCCATTGATGCCACACCCCTGCCTACTTCGGTCGTCGAGGACTTCCAGCCTCAGCCCTCGCCTCCGCCTACTGGGACACCAAGTGTGCCCTCCACATGCCACCAGCAGCCTGCCGCAGCAGCGTCCATTCCCTGCCGCCACAGCACCCCCGTGCCAAGCGCGCCTACTCCTGCGCCTTCCTCAGCTCGGCCACCGTCACCGGCACGTCctccctccccccttcctcctGCACCACGCCATCCTGTGCCTATGCCCATGCACACCATGGTTACGCGCGCACAGCGTGGTACCTTCAAGCCAAACCCAAAATACGCCCACCTCGCCACTGACGTATCACCCATCTCACCCATCCCAAAATCCGTAAGGGCTGCACTGCGTGATTCGTCGTGGCTAACAGCTATGCAGGAGGAGTACAGGGCACTGATGAGCAACCGAACGTGGGAGCTAGTTCCGCGGCCGCCCGGCGCGAACATCGTCAGTGGCAAATGGTTGTTTCGGCACAAGCTCCGCGCTGACGGCACTCTAGAGCGCTACAAAGCGCGCTGGGTCGTGCGTGGCTTCTCGCAACGCCCCGGCGTCGACTTCTCGGAGACCTTCAGCCCGGTGGTGAAGTCTGCCACGGTGCGCGCCGTCCTCGCCATCGCCGCCTCCCGCGACTGGCCCGTACATCAAATGGACGTCAACAACGCCTTCTTGCAAGGGCACTTGCGCGAGCGTGTCTACTGCCAGCAGCCTGTGGGTTTCGTCGACGACAGCCGCCCCGAGCATGTCTGCCTGCTCGACAAATCCTTGTACGGCCTCAAGCAGGCGCCGCGTGCCTGGTACGAGCGGTTCGCGGAGTTTCTTCGGCGCATCGGGTTCACCTCCAGCAAATCCGACACCTCGTTGTTCATACTACGGCGGGGCAACGACATCGCCTACCTGCTACTATATGTTGACGACGTCGTCCTGACGGCCTCTTCCACGACACTACTCCGCCGCTTGATCGACCAGCTGCTGAGTGAGTTCTCCATGAAGGATCTTGGGGCGCTCCACTTCTTCCTCGGCATCTGCGTCACGCGTACTGCCTCCGGGTTCTTCCTGTCACAGCAGAAGTACGTTGAGGAGCTCCTCGACCGTGCCAACATGGTGGACTGCCGTCCTGTGTCCACGCCAGTCGACACACATTCCAAACTCTCCGCCGACGCCGGCGGTCCCGTAGCTGATGCTTCCGAGTATCGCAGCCTCGTCGGCGGCCTTCAGTACCTGACCATGACGCGTCCCGACCTCAGCTATGCAGTCCAACAGGCGTGCCTGCACATGCACGACCCGCGCGTGCACCATCTCGCCATGGTGAAGCGCGTCCTGCGCTACATCCGCGGTACCGACGACCACGGCCTCCACATCCATCGCTCGCCGGCCTTGgaccttgttggctactccgacgctGACTGGGCTGGCTGTCCGGACACGCGTCGCTCGACGTCCGGCTACGCGGTCTTCCTCGGCGACTCGCTGGTGTCCTGGTCGTCCAAGCGCCAGCCCACCGTCTCCCGGTCCAGTGCGGAGGCCGAGTACCGCGCCGTCGCCAATGTGGTTGCTGAGTGCTGCTGGCTCCGCCAGCTTCTCGGCGAGCTCCACGTGATCATCCCCAAGGCGACGGTGGTCTACTGGGACAACATCTCGGCCGTCTACATGGCGGCTAACCCGGTGCATCACCGCCGCACCAAACACATCGAGCTCGACATTCACTTCGTTCGTGAGAAGGTCGCGCTCGGACAGCTTCGCGTGCTACATGTACCTACTACACAGCAATTCGCTGACGTAATGACGAAAGGCCTGCCCACGGCAGCATTCCAGGAGTTCAGGTCCAGCTTGTGTGTCCGTCCTCCGGACACAGCAGCTGCGGCGGGGTGTTGACGCATGCCTCCTGACCTGGTCACCCACGTCCTCTCTCTCACGTTCCCACGTTCTGCCACCACTGCGTGCTCAACTGCTCGCACGAGTCTCTGCCACTACGGTGTGCACGATTGTACATGTAAAACTATATAAGCTGATCAATACGATGTCAAGCACGACAGTGTGCATTGCTCAATCTGTCTTCATACTGCACTACGTACAGTACTTCTCTGTGCGCGGTGATCATTTGGGAGAGGGACATCGATGTCCTTCCCATGATAGGCAGAGGTAAAGAGAGGGGTTTTACCACTTCGGTGTGTTGGCCTTGGCCCGGAGCCGGAGGGGACGCGTGCTCGGGTTCGGCATCCATCGAGACTTGGGATTAGGGTTTGATCGTGATTGCCCGGAGATGCAGATTTGCGGAGAAGAAGGGCCACGAAACGAACCCGTGCCGGTGCCAAAGGCGGCAGGACAAGGGAACTGGTCTGCGGGCTGGCCCGGGTCCAACGACGTCGCTCGGCCCGGTCGATGTGTTCTGTTCCGCCTCGGCTAACCCCCAACCGCCGGCTAGGAGGACTAGGATGGCGTCGCCAACCCCACCGGCCGCGACGGACGCCaccgccggagccggagccggagcggaGATGCCACCCAAGGACGAAGACGCAGGTAGTACAAGTAGAACCGCCGCTTGGACGCCTGCCTGCCTCTGCCTGCCTGCTTGCCTCACGCACGCTTacctttttttctctctgtttgtcTCGTGACCTGCCTAGCAATTCGCCTTCGCCGCAGCCTGTTCGGCAGCGACGAGGAGTTGGAGCAGGAGCCGGAGTCGCCCTCGTCGTCCGGCGAGGACTCCGGTGCCAGCGACAGCTCCGAGGACGATTTCACGGAGGAGGGCTTGAGGGCGAGGGACGCGGTGCTGAGCGTGGCCAAGTCCGTCGTCGCCCTCGCCGCCTCCGTCGGTAACACCTTCGCGGCTTCACCAATTGGGCATTGTGCAATCTGCTGTGTGTTCGCCTCTCGCCTGAGCAATTAATCCGTTGCTGCCTTGCTGATCGGCAGATGGAGATCCCTCGTCCACCTTCGCCTGCACGGGCACCGTGGTCGCTCGCGAGGGCCTTGCGGCCTGGATCATGACCTCTGCAACTCTGATCAGGAAGCACGACAGCGGCACCGAGGTCCATGAACTTTCCAGTGTGAAGGTCGGCCCGATTACCTGAAACTGAGAGTTATCAATACCCGGCAAAAAAAAACTAAGAGTTATCAATATTATTTCACCGAGTTTCTTTATGTGCTGATTGGTATGTTGCAGATTGAGGTGCTCCTGCCTAACAAAAAGGTTGTCAAGGGGCAGTTGCTGATGTACGATTTGCACTATAATGTCGCCATCGTTTCCGTCGAGTGCGAAGCTGATCTCCTCGTGGCGGTGCTCGCCGACCTCCCGGGCTCCTACTTCCTGACACCTACTCCAGTCGTTTCGGTTGCCTGGAAATTTGAGTCTGGAAGTTTGCAGCTGAAACGTGGGGAGACATTCCGTGCAGTTAGCGAGTTAGATTGCAATGAACTTATGGTCTGCACTTGTCAAATGGAGCCTCAGAGGCAAAACAAGGATAACAGCATTCAGTATATTACGACGGTGAATTCTGCTTCTGCTTGCATTGCATTGATACAAATTAAACTCCATAAGCGCTCACATTCTTTGTATCGATCTTATTGAATAAGTACTTGTTAAAATTGGTACCATTTTCTTCAGATTTTCATTGGGGGTCTTCTGATTGATTTGGAAGGAAGAATTGTTGGTATGAATTTCATAGACGAGAATAAAACTCCCTTTTTGCCTGTCCAGCTTGTTGGGAGATGCCTGAAACATTTCAGAAAGTTTGGGTATGTTTTTCTTTTACTTTGCTCTTGAATTTCTAACAGGATGCATGTAATACATGGGTTGCTCACTCATTTCTGAAGACCAAAACTATAATATGATTACCTGTTGTACTGTAGAATACAATATAGCTGAATGTATCCCATTTTATGAAaccgttattttattttattttgaaatcGAAGGTAATCCATTTTACAGTGATAGAATATAGAGAAAATGATTTTTTGTCATGAGCGCAGGCGAATCAAACAACCATTTCTAGGAATAAGGGGCCGGGGGCTTCACATGTTGGAATTAAAGGACTTGGAGAAAATATGCCACAAGTACCATAAGCCACCTTCTGGAATTCTGGTGGAGAAGGTACTTACCCAACCTCAAGTCTCCAACCCACACTCATCATGCACCTTTTCCAAAACTCCCTCCCTCTCTATTTACTACAATTAGTTTTGTTGGGACACGAAACAAGATAACAAGTATGAGATGACATTATTTAGTACATGATCTGAGGATTTTAGAATTATTTATCTCAGATGTTTGTATTTTGCACTTTTGCTTTCTCTTACTCTGTCcaatgtttgctctgtattcaaaaTTTCAAATGCATTTCCTAGATTTCTGAAGTATCATCTGCAAATTGTGGAGGCATTGAGGCTGGTGATATCATTAATAAACTTGATGGAGTTGTTTTGCACTCTCCAGCACAGGTATTCTAGAGACAGAAAATGTTCTTGCCACTGCAAATGTGTGAAATAGTATTTCTGCCAAACTAAAAGCGCACCTTCCATTTTTACCGCTGTCACGTTGAGTATCCATAACTTTTGGAGGGAGACCTAGGAAACATGTGAGGTAAATCTTTAGGGTGTTAGACAATTTAAATATGAAACGGAACCATGTTTGGAAGGGTTTTGCGAATTTTTTCCCTTCGATTTTTTGGACTGTTTTAAATTTGAGTTGTTACATAAATGGACGTGTCTTAAATTGGGCGTTGACAAATAGTCCGGTCACAGTATATGTTATGTCATGCAGCCAAACTTCAGAAACATTTGTACTTGCAGTTGTGATCGAAAATTGTATAATGCTGCTATTTTCTTTCTGCTCTTTTGTGGCTTTTTGTCATGGATGGGAATGTGTCTTCTTATGTGAAATGAGAAGCTGCTCCATAAAAAAAAAGGTTGCCGGGTGGATATCTTTAAGTAGCTCACAAAAAAGACAAGTGAAAGCAATATGGCAATTTCATTTCACTTCCTCTACTGATACTTTTCAGTCTTTCTTGTTCTAATTCCTTCATCTTTACCTGGATTTCGGATTTCCATCCATTTGGCTCTCTTGGAAATCTTGACATGGTGTTTTAGTGCTTTTATATGGCAATCAGATTGTGTCCCCGTTTCGAGTTTCCTCGACTTAGTGGAGCTTATTCTTGCGTTTTTATGATATTACCAGCTTACAACAATGCTTCTAGACACAATGGAGGTTGCAGTGAATATGCAGCCAGTCGTCCTCCAGGTTAGTCTAGGACTCTACTTTACCCTGCTTTATGTGTTGTATAATTGTCTTACCATGTTAGTATACCTTTGGGTTGTTAAATAGGCGACTGTCTTGAGACCCAGGGATGGTACAACATTTGTTGCAAACCTAAAAGTAGTGGAATGCCCCCATGGTGAATGCCATATGTTGCTCAAAAACAGGTATGTTGTCTAATTTCTCAGGCAGTCTTAAACTCGAGCATGTCATGTTTTATGGGTGATTTATGTTGTGATTGGTTTCAATTGTAGATGGAGACTGCCACCGCCAAAAGAGTATTGGTGGGGGCCAAGTGAATGGCATGATTACTCCGACTAATTTTTAGCAGCCGACTCGGCAGCACATTGTTAGATAACTTTCCTTTTACGTATGGAGTATTACATCATTCTTAGCGAAAAGAGTATTACGCGGGCTTTGCCGTGGCGGGAACATGTGACGGTACATCAATGGCATGCgagactaaggataaccttgacaatTTCCTGACACGGCATGGCAACACGAGAAATGCTACACTTATGCGTTGATTCCTACCGAAAGAAGTTATAGGCCGAGTTGTGAAACCTTGATTGGAAATCAGGAGGGAGTGGGACCCGCACTGAAAATCAGGGAGCAAAGAGATTGGTAGTCAGGAGTCTGTAGGTTTCTGTGGGATTCCGCAAGTGTAGAATTATTGATGGCAACGCTGATTCTCTGGCCTCTACGGTTGGTACAGACGTTCTGGAATGGGCCTAGGCAATGCTGGCCGCCTCGACACGGTGGTCTGGAAGGCTTTCCTTGGCTTCCTCCCATTGTTTCGCGGCTATACCGAGGTGCGGGTCGGGTCAGGGACGGGGAGAGCACCGCCTTCTGGGAGGATGTCAATACTAGTATCCTGGCCATCTGCTTCCCCGAGCTGTTCTCGCACTTGTGGCGCCCCCATGCTTCTGTTGCTGCTGTCGACGACGAGATCTCcggccacctccacctccacctcatgtTCTCATCGGCTGTTGGGGCGGAGCTCTGTGCCTGATAGACGGTCTCAAATCTCAATCGTTTGGTGCTACTAGTAagtatgcacgtgcaacgcacgtatcaTAGAGTTATGAAATAGAAAGAAAATTGGATCGCGGGAAGGGGAGCGGTGGCATAAATGTCGAGGGAGGAGGATTGATTATTGCGGCGGCCATGCCTATAGGTTCCATTGGTATTTCCAGGTTAATTTTAGTGACTCCTTTGATTATGTTGGACTATTGTAGAAAAGATTATTGGGAACTTTTTTTGTGTGTAAAATAGGTAATCAATAATTGGAAAGCATGTCCGTGCTGGATGGAAGAGGTAAAAGAAATTACCAAGGTAAGACCTGAAGCTTCCTTGAACTAAATGTTGGTTATGCAAACAGTCGAAGTTAGCATCTAGCGTGTCAGTTATGCACTTTGAAGAATGTAAATCTTTGAACTTGTCTATCAAGTCAAGGATACATGATCCAACTATCGACATACTTTATAAAATCTGTCAGAACACTATCTATAGTAAATATAGCGAAAGCAAGTACATGTAAGCATAATGTCTGAAAATGTTAAACTGTGTACAAGTCAATTTTACACTAAAAGTAGAAATATATTTTATGCATTGTAAATGACTCTGAAAATATCAAACTGTGTACAAGTCAATTTTACACTAAAAGTAGAAATAGATTTTATGCATTGTAAATGACAGAATCTACCAACAAAGCTTAAAGGCATTGACTGGCAATATATATTTGTGAACCAAACATGACATAAACTGGTAATATAACCTC
It encodes:
- the LOC119299552 gene encoding putative protease Do-like 14, which translates into the protein MASPTPPAATDATAGAGAGAEMPPKDEDAAIRLRRSLFGSDEELEQEPESPSSSGEDSGASDSSEDDFTEEGLRARDAVLSVAKSVVALAASVDGDPSSTFACTGTVVAREGLAAWIMTSATLIRKHDSGTEVHELSSVKIEVLLPNKKVVKGQLLMYDLHYNVAIVSVECEADLLVAVLADLPGSYFLTPTPVVSVAWKFESGSLQLKRGETFRAVSELDCNELMVCTCQMEPQRQNKDNSIQYITTIFIGGLLIDLEGRIVGMNFIDENKTPFLPVQLVGRCLKHFRKFGRIKQPFLGIRGRGLHMLELKDLEKICHKYHKPPSGILVEKISEVSSANCGGIEAGDIINKLDGVVLHSPAQLTTMLLDTMEVAVNMQPVVLQATVLRPRDGTTFVANLKVVECPHGECHMLLKNRWRLPPPKEYWWGPSEWHDYSD